The following proteins are co-located in the Camelina sativa cultivar DH55 chromosome 12, Cs, whole genome shotgun sequence genome:
- the LOC104730946 gene encoding protein MICRORCHIDIA 7-like, with amino-acid sequence MMDNNIEVKREIPPPSSTTTSPFGFPGSEPVPVVDLCSSDDDSDIGDIAGESNQVGRPDIRYNSGNFVGVKRARDTTFGAGDRNNVKKVTTLEELAVTLPEGFGQSNPPQVNVTHAIPANPCNVFRPMSPPPPSSGVSGRVGSCKQFWKAGDYEGAPGSTWDLSSGGFDHVRVHPKFLHSNATSHKWALGAFAELLDNALDEVASGATYVKVDMLENNKAGNRMLLIEDNGGGMDPEKMRQCMSLGYSAKSKIANTIGQYGNGFKTSTMRLGADVIVFSRCPGKDGKSSTQSIGLVSYTFLRSTGKEDIVVPMLDYERRDSEWSKIIRSSLSDWVKNLETIVEWSPFSSEEDLLHQFDLMKDRGTRIVIYNMWEDDQGMLELDFDADPLDIQLRGVNREEKNIKMAAQFPNSRHFLTYRHSLRSYVSILYLRIPPGFRIILRGKDVEHHSVVNDMMQTEQITYRPQSESYGVFTDMSAIVMIGFVKDAKHHVDVQGFNVYHKNRLIKPFWRIWNAAGSDGRGVIGVLEANFVEPAHDKQGFERTTVLSRLESRLLQMQKNYWRNNCHKIGYAPRHGKTSNGYYHRDSSPENYPEGFAQTRSKTSTPASDKFYSPNHKEDNGVYDGKDGGQLQEELRREKERRKALEVEVQLARQKIEEMNKEQANLIQIFSEERDRRDGEEEVLRNKLEEASNTIDDLLNKIKKLEGSRGPNWRH; translated from the exons ATGATGGATAATAACATTGAAGTGAAGCGAGAGATTCCTCcaccttcttctactactacttcGCCGTTTGGCTTTCCCGGAAGTGAACCTGTTCCTGTTGTCGATCTCTGTAGCAGCGATGATGACTCTGACATTGGAGATATCGCCGGTGAATCAAACCAAGTAGGAAGACCTGACATAAGGTATAACTCTGGCAACTTCGTCGGTGTGAAGAGAGCAAGAGATACTACTTTTGGAGCTGGTGATAGGAACAATGTTAAGAAGGTAACAACACTTGAGGAGCTGGCTGTAACGTTGCCTGAAGGATTCGGCCAATCGAATCCGCCGCAGGTTAATGTGACGCATGCTATTCCCGCCAATCCATGTAATGTCTTCAGGCCTATGTCTCCGCCGCCGCCTTCCTCGGGCGTGTCCGGGAGGGTTGGTAGTTGTAAGCAGTTCTGGAAAGCTGGAGACTATGAAGGAGCACCTGGCTCTACTTGGGATCTTTCTTCAG GTGGCTTTGATCATGTAAGAGTCCATCCTAAGTTTTTACATTCTAATGCAACTAGTCACAAATGGGCTCTTGGAG CTTTTGCAGAGCTTTTGGACAATGCGTTGGATGAG GTTGCTAGTGGAGCTACTTATGTTAAAGTAGACATGCTTGAAAACAACAAAGCAGGAAACAGAATGTTATTAATTGAAG ATAATGGGGGTGGTATGGATCCTGAAAAAATGCGACAATGCATGTCTTTAGGATACTCCGCCAAAAGCAAAATTGCAAACACCATTGGACAAT ATGGTAATGGATTTAAGACTAGTACAATGAGACTTGGAGCAGATGTCATTGTATTCTCGCGTTGCCCTGGAAAAGATGGAAAGAG TTCTACGCAGAGCATTGGGCTCGTATCATATACATTTCTAAGGAGCACAGGAAAGGAGGACATTGTTGTACCCATG CTTGACTACGAAAGAAGGGACTCTGAGTGGAGTAAAATAATCCGGTCTTCCCTTAGTGATTGGgttaaaaatttggaaacaatAGTTGAATGGTCGCCATTCTCTAGTGAAGAAGATCTACTTCATCAG TTTGATCTGATGAAGGATCGTGGCACACGGATAGTTATATATAACATGTGGGAAGATGATCAAGGGATGTTAGAACTTGATTTTGATGCTGATCCGCTT GATATTCAACTTAGAGGCGTCAATCGGGAAGAGAAGAACATTAAAATGGCTGCTCAGTTTCCTAATTCTAGGCACTTCCTGACATACAGACACTCACTAAGG AGTTATGTATCGATCCTCTACCTAAGAATTCCACCTGGGTTTCGTATCATTCTACGGGGAAAAGATGTTGAGCACCATAGCGTAGTGAATGACATGATGCAGACTGAGCAGATCACATATCGACCACAGTCTGAATCATATGGAGTGTTCACAGAT ATGTCTGCTATTGTAATGATTGGATTTGTGAAGGACGCAAAACATCATGTTGAtgttcaaggctttaatgtctacCACAAAAATCGGCTCATCAAG CCATTTTGGAGGATATGGAATGCGGCAGGCAGTGATGGTCGTGGGGTCATAG GTGTTCTAGAAGCTAATTTTGTCGAGCCTGCTCATGATAAACAAGGGTTTGAGCGTACAACAGTTCTCTCTAGACTTGAGTCACGACTTCTTCAAATGCAGAAGAATTACTG GAGGAACAACTGTCACAAAATTGGCTATGCGCCTAGGCATGGAAAGACTTCAAACGGTTATTATCACAGAG ACTCATCACCAGAAAATTATCCCGAGGGATTTGCTCAAACAAGAAGCAAAACTTCTACCCCAGCTTCTGACAAGTTCTACTCTCCAAATCATAAAGAGGACAATGGTGTATATGATGGGAAAGATGGTGGacag TTGCAAGAGGAGCTGCGGCGTGAGAAAGAGCGTAGGAAGGCACTTGAAGTTGAG GTTCAATTAGCAAGGCAAAAGATAGAAGAAATGAACAAAGAGCAAGCGAATCTGATTCAGATATTCTCAGAGGAAAGAGACCGACGTGATGGGGAGGAAGAAGTTCTGAGAAATAAGCTAGAG GAAGCGTCCAACACGATTGATGATCTGTTGAATAAGATTAAAAAGCTGGAGGGATCTAGAGGTCCGAACTGGAGACATTGA
- the LOC104730952 gene encoding probable methyltransferase At1g27930 — translation MPPQLHQSSLPILNPLLRFSPPSSPDNPKHQTESKIKMPKFTVRKLIPLLIFVLSSLSVLRLLRISYKSSSSASKSSSSTTFRLSPAESSQHLRANEGPIALTEKELKLLSDTITRRSPCNVLVFGSAPQYLMLSSINTRGITVILEDEPATTMTPKAKVNPNNTRIYSLKYHQMEVKNAYNLLRHARANPACAPKMNNLQQGSSHCKMELKDLPLEVHNTKWDVIVVDGPRGDNLEAPGRMGSIYTAAVLAREGSSNSTTDVLVHDVHRTAEKWLSWEFLCQENLVSAKGNFWKFRIKGQSNASRFCSPETVIRY, via the coding sequence ATGCCTCCTCAACTTCATCAATCTTCACTTCCTATTCTCAATCCTCTACTCAGATTCTCACCTCCTTCCTCCCCTGATAATCCCAAACACCAGACAGAATCAAAGATTAAGATGCCAAAGTTCACTGTGCGTAAACTCATACCTCTTCTTATCTTCGTTCTTTCAAGCCTTTCCGTTCTCCGACTCCTCCGGATTTCATACAAGTCTTCATCCTCTGCATCTAAGTCCTCGTCTTCAACCACGTTTCGTTTGAGTCCAGCCGAGTCCAGTCAGCACCTCAGGGCTAACGAGGGCCCAATCGCTCTCACGGAAAAGGAACTGAAGCTCTTATCAGATACCATTACCCGTAGATCCCCTTGCAACGTTCTTGTTTTCGGGTCTGCACCTCAATACCTCATGTTATCTTCAATCAACACTAGAGGTATTACTGTCATTCTAGAAGATGAACCTGCAACGACAATGACACCAAAAGCTAAAGTAAATCCGAACAACACAAGAATCTACAGCCTAAAATACCATCAGATGGAAGTGAAAAATGCTTACAATCTGCTTCGACATGCTCGAGCCAATCCCGCATGCGCACCCAAGATGAATAATCTACAACAAGGCTCATCACACTGCAAAATGGAACTGAAGGATTTGCCACTGGAAGTACACAATACCAAATGGGATGTGATAGTTGTTGATGGGCCACGTGGAGACAACTTAGAGGCACCTGGTAGGATGGGGAGTATATACACTGCAGCTGTGCTAGCAAGGGAAGGAAGTAGTAACTCAACAACAGATGTTTTAGTGCATGATGTGCACAGGACTGCTGAGAAGTGGCTCTCCTGGGAATTCTTATGCCAGGAGAATCTGGTTTCAGCTAAAGGGAACTTCTGGAAGTTTAGGATTAAGGGACAATCAAATGCATCCAGGTTTTGCTCACCAGAAACAGTCATCAGATATTAG
- the LOC104730951 gene encoding thylakoid lumenal 17.9 kDa protein, chloroplastic-like: protein MSLVTSLQLILPPRPRGATTKFLCSLKNPTQQIQELSSSSSSSSPISFLPNLISFALALSLTSSSSPALAIPSLSSSQPLTTPFTQSKFVQTGLLNGKIRPCPSTNPGCVSTNPTSSSFSFPLPIPETDKQQDPIQKLKDAIVSTQKNPKFMVLEDTPYGRYLVAEVEGGGFSRDVMEFLVKEDVVAYRCMATKVTFVYPFTTAFGDSKGQEERMKKLIDQLGWYAPTFESME from the exons ATGAGTTTGGTCACGAGTTTGCAACTCATCCTCCCGCCACGGCCGAGAGGCGCAACCACCAAGTTCTTGTGTTCATTGAAAAACCCAACACAACAAATTCAagaactctcttcttcttcttcttcttcttctccaatctctTTCTTACCAAACCTAATCTCTTTTGCTCTTGCTCTCTCTTTAACTTCCTCCTCTTCCCCTGCCTTAGCCAttccttctctctcctcttctcagCCACTCACCACTCCTTTCACCCAATCCAAGTTCGTCCAGACCGGTCTTCTCaatgg CAAAATTAGGCCTTGCCCTTCTACGAACCCAGGATGTGTATCCACGAATCCAACCtcatcttccttctcttttccATTGCCAATCCCTGAAACCGATAAACAACAAGATCCCATTCAG AAATTGAAAGATGCAATAGTGAGCACTCAGAAGAATCCTAAGTTTATGGTTCTTGAAGATACCCCATATG GGAGATATTTGGTGGCAGAGGTAGAAGGAGGAGGATTTAGCAGAGATGTGATGGagtttttggtgaaggaagatgTGGTTGCTTACAGGTGTATGGCCACTAAGGTTACCTTTGTTTATCCTTTCACTACTGCTTTTGGAGATTCCAAGGGACAAgaagagaggatgaagaagCTCATTGACCAGCTCGGTTGGTATGCTCCTACTTTTGAATCCATGGAGTAA
- the LOC104730953 gene encoding TITAN-like protein encodes MKKPSKKSEIEYCKVCRLHHDHGSRHKYFPRHKYLLSTFLDRFRTKIADVRFFLKNPSVLRPQEQSQNRVWCVFCDEDIVELGSSFACSKAINHFASSDHLGNIKQFLSKNGPAMDCIDDFRITEANVAKWEKKCQSLGNEDASSFKGSCEQLSGTSNDIHNKLAFKTMDKIENVPAHHINVLPLQYNTNEYQISHSELPGVAHYGSYLNMDASHLPLRTDPPTNLPGNGFGKHSIPFRSKDYPSNQEEENKQIKGSYSSPVMTSISSSHSSDACGNVHSGAPPPWLDANDGNSSNVQLNQSDMSSFQAKIPGKTRKLNPNRVGAAWAERRKIEMEMEKRGHAMNSKVDADWLPNFGRVWQSGTRKESRKEFEKEKRKLIKTESISTESEPVEIQPYISKRARRESGENGSG; translated from the exons atgaagaaACCATCGAAGAAGAGCGAGATCGAGTACTGCAAGGTATGCCGATTGCATCACGACCACGGCTCACGCCACAAGTACTTCCCTCGCCACAAATACCTCCTCTCTACCTTCCTCGATCGATTCCGAACGAAGATTGCTGACGTCAGATTCTTCCTCAAGAACCCTAGCGTTCTGCGGCCACAAGAGCAGTCGCAAAACCGCGTTTGGTGTGTCTTTTGCGATGAGGACATTGTCGAGCTCGGCAGCTCCTTCGCCTG ttCTAAGGCAATCAACCACTTCGCAAGTTCGGATCATCTTGGGAATATCAAGCAATTTCTTTCGAAAAATGGCCCGGCAATGGATTGCATTGACGATTTCCGTATTACTGAAGCTAATGTAGCTAAG TGGGAAAAAAAATGTCAGTCATTGGGAAATGAAGATGCATCTTCTTTTAAAGGGTCCTGTGAGCAGCTGTCTGGGACATCTAATGATATCCACAATAAACTTGCCTTTAAAACTATggataaaattgaaaatgttcCTGCACACCATATAAATGTTTTGCCTTTACAGTATAATACGAATGAGTATCAGATATCACATTCAGAGCTTCCTGGAGTTGCACATTATGGTTCATATCTGAACATGGATGCTTCTCACCTCCCTTTACGTACTGATCCCCCAACTAATCTACCag GGAACGGGTTTGGCAAACATTCCATTCCTTTTAGAAGCAAGGATTACCCAAGCAATCAAGAGGAG GAGAATAAACAAATTAAGGGCAGTTACAGTTCTCCAG TAATGACTAGCATTTCTTCCTCACATTCGAGCGATGCTTGCGGGAATGTTCACTCTGGAGCTCCTCCACCATGGCTTGATGCAAATGATGGGAATTCTTCTAATGTTCAACTAAACCAATCAGACATGAGCAGCTTTCAGGCAAAGATACCTGGAAAGACTCGTAAGCTGAATCCTAACAGGGTTGGCGCTGCATGGGCTGAAAGGAGAAAAAtagagatggagatggagaagaggGGACATGCAATGAATAGTAAGGTTGATGCAGACTGGCTTCCCAACTTTGGTCGAGTTTGGCAATCAGGCACTCGAAAAGAATCCAGAAAAGAATTTGAGAAGGAAAAACGGAAGTTAATCAAAACTGAAAGCATCTCTACAGAATCAGAACCAGTCGAAATACAACCGTACATTAGCAAACGGGCG CGAAGAGAGAGTGGTGAAAATGGCTCTGGCTGA
- the LOC104730948 gene encoding HVA22-like protein d codes for MDKFWTFLTALHSGAGPIVMLLYPLYASVIAMESATKVDDEQWLAYWIIYSFLSLIELILQSLIEWIPIWYTVKLVFVAWLVLPQFQGAAFIYNRVVREQFKKHGVFRSSHHSKSTKPNILQSIFPHREGHEAHSH; via the exons atggacaagTTTTGGACTTTCCTCACTGCTCTTCATTCAGGCGCTGG GCCCATTGTGATGTTGCTCTATCCAtt GTACGCATCGGTGATAGCAATGGAGAGCGCAACGAAAGTAGACGACGAGCAGTGGCTTGCGTATTGGATTATCTATTCGTTCCTCTCGCTGATTGAACTGATTCTGCAATCGCTTATTGAGTGGATTCCGATTTGGTATACGGTGAAACTTGTGTTCGTTGCTTGGCTTGTTCTTCCCCAGTTTCAAGGCGCAGCTTTTATCTACAACCGTGTTGTGAGAGAACAGTTTAAGAAACACGGCGTCTTCCGCTCTTCCCACCACTCCAAGTCCACCAAGCCCAACATCCTCCAGTCTATTTTCCCTCACCGG GAGGGACACGAGGCTCACAGTCACTGA
- the LOC109127873 gene encoding protein transport protein Sec61 subunit gamma-1 has product MDAIDSVVDPLRDFAKDSIRLVKRCHKPDRKEFTKVAVRTAIGFVVMGFVGFFVKLIFIPINNIIVGAT; this is encoded by the exons ATGGACGCCATTGATTCCGTCGTCGATCCTCTTAGAGACTTCGCCAAGGACAGCATTCGCCTCGTTAAGCGTTGTCACAAGCCAGATCGCAAAG AGTTCACGAAGGTGGCAGTGCGTACAGCTATCGGGTTCGTAGTAATGGGATTCGTTGGCTTCTTTGTGAAGCTAATCTTTATTCCCATCAACAACATCATCGTTGGTGCCACTTAG
- the LOC104730950 gene encoding SUMO-activating enzyme subunit 1A has protein sequence MDGEELTEQETALYDRQIRVWGANAQRRLTKSHVLVSGIKGTVAEFCKNIVLAGVGSVTLMDDRLVNEEALNANFLIPPDENAYRGNTVAEICCDSLKDFNPMVRVSVEKGDLSTLGLEFFEKFDVVVIGYGSRATKKSVNEKCRNLVKRVAFYTVDCRDSCGEIFVDLQNYKYTKKKREETVECELNFPSFQEAISVPWKPFPRRTAKLYFAMRVIEVFEESEGRKHGECSLLDLARVLEIKKQLCEANSVSESLIPDSLLERLITGTTEFPPACAIVGGILAQEVIKAVSCKGDPLKNFFYFDGEDGKGVMEDISNSFTSS, from the exons ATGGACGGAGAAGAGCTTACCGAGCAGGAGACTGCCTTGTACGACCGCCAGATTAGGGTTTGGGGTGCTAATGCTCAAAGAAG ATTGACCAAATCTCATGTCTTGGTATCTGGGATTAAGGGCACTGTTGCTGAG TTTTGCAAGAACATTGTGCTGGCAGGAGTTGGTAGTGTGACGTTAATGGATGATCGTTTGGTGAACGAGGAGGCCTTGAACGCAAACTTCTTAATTCCGCCTGATGAAAATGCTTACCGTGGTAATACTGTTGCTGAGATTTGTTGTGATTCACTCAAGGATTTCAACCCTATGGTCCGTGTTTCTGTTGAGAAAG GTGATTTGTCTACACTCGGCCTTGAATTTTTCGAGAAGTTTGATGTTGTGGTTATAGGCTACGGTTCTCGTGCTACTAAA aaaTCTGTCAATGAAAAATGTCGGAACTTAGTGAAACGTGTTGCTTTCTATACAGTCGATTGTAGAGACTCATGTGGTGAGATCTTTGTCGACCTTCAAAACTACAAGTACACAAAG AAAAAGCGTGAAGAGACTGTGGAATGCGAACTTAATTTTCCGAGTTTTCAG GAAGCTATATCAGTACCATGGAAACCATTTCCTCGGAGAACAGCAAAGCTCTACTTTGCTATGAGAG TAATAGAAGTGTTTGAAGAGAGTGAAGGTCGTAAACATGGAGAATGTTCACTACTCGATCTTGCCAGAGTCTTGGAAATCAAAAAGCAACTCTGTGAGGCAAAT TCTGTCAGCGAAAGCCTTATACCAGATAGTCTCTTGGAAAGACTAATCACCGGTACTACTGAATTCCCACCAGCTTGTGCCATTGTGGGAGGAATATTAGCacag GAGGTGATCAAGGCAGTATCATGCAAAGGAGACCCGTTAAAGAACTTCTTCTACTTTGATGGTGAAGATGGGAAAGGTGTGATGGAAGACATTTCGAACTCTTTTACCTCCTCTTAG
- the LOC104730947 gene encoding 60S ribosomal protein L7a-1-like → MAPKRGVKVTTKKKTADKVTNPLFEKRPKQFGIGGALPPKKDLSRYIKWPKSIRLQRQKRILKQRLKVPPALNQFTKTLDKSLATPLFKVLLKYRPEDKAAKKERLLKKAQSEAEGKPSESKKPIVVKYGLNHVTYLIEQNKAQLVVIAHDVDPIELVVWLPALCRKMEVPYCIVKGKSRLGAIVHQKTASCLCLTTVKNEDKMEFSRILEAIKANFNDKFEEYRKKWGGGIMGSKSQAKTKAKERVLAKEAAQRMN, encoded by the exons ATG gcCCCAAAGAGAGGAGTTAAGGTGACTACCAAGAAGAAGACTGCT GACAAAGTAACAAACCCTCTATTTGAGAAGCGTCCTAAGCAGTTTGGGATCGGAGGAGCATTGCCTCCCAAAAAGGATCTCTCCAGGTACATCAAATGGCCTAAATCGATCCGTCTGCAGAGGCAGAAACGTATCCTGAAGCAGAGGTTGAAGGTTCCACCTGCACTTAACCAGTTTACTAAGACCCTTGACAAAAGCTTAG CAACTCCTCTGTTCAAGGTTCTTCTCAAGTATAGGCCTGAGGACAAAGCTGCCAAGAAGGAGCGTCTTCTTAAGAAGGCTCAGTCTGAGGCTGAGGGTAAACCTTCTGAGTCTAAGAAGCCAATTGTTGTCAAGTATGGTCTTAATCATGTGACTTACCTCATCGAGCAG aACAAGGCACAATTGGTAGTGATTGCTCATGATGTGGATCCGATTGAGTTAGTTGTCTGGTTGCCCGCATTGTGCAGGAAAATGGAAGTTCCTTACTGCATTGTCAAGGGGAAATCACGATTGGGAGCG ATTGTCCACCAGAAAACAGCATCTTGCTTGTGTTTGACCACAGTGAAGAACGAGGACAAGATGGAATTCAGCAGAATCCTGGAGGCCATAAAG GCAAACTTCAATGACAAGTTTGAAGAGTACCGTAAGAAGTGGGGAGGTGGTATTATGGGATCCAAATCGCAGGCCAAGACTAAGGCTAAGGAGAGAGTTCTAGCCAAGGAGGCTGCTCAGAGGATGAATTAG
- the LOC104730954 gene encoding probable inactive purple acid phosphatase 24, translating into MARVFLLVILCFTALLSSSLCFGHGDGDQALAKINIYETSLALDTSVKIHASPSVLGSQGEDIEWVHVAVSNPKPTSKDWIGVFSPANFDSGNCWPTTGGKEKTPYICSAPVKYLYCNTHPEYMKSGNVTFKLQMINQRADISFALFTNDVKMPQLLGKSNPVAFVNPKAPVYPRLALTKNWDEMTVTWTSGYNINEAVPFVEWSAKGLPSKRSPAGTITFNRNSLCGNPARGVGWRDPGFFHTAFLKELWPNREYTYRLGHDLVNGSTIWSKNYTFVSSPYPGQDSLQRVIIFGDMGKGERDGSNEYNDYQPGSLNTTDQLIKDLKNYDIVFHIGDLTYSNGYLSQWDQFTSQIEPIASTVPYMVGSGNHERDWPDTGSFYARPDSGGECGVPAETMFYFPAENRAKFWYRADYGMFRFCIADTEHDWREGTEQYQFIERCLASVDRKTQPWLIFMAHRVLGYSTNDWYGQEGTFEEPMGRESLQKLWQKYKVDLAFYGHVHNYERSCPIYESQCVNNDKDHYSGTFKGTIHVVVGGAGSHLSPFSSLVPKWSLVRDYDFGFVKLTASDHSSLLFEYKKSSTGQVYDSFNISRDYRDVLACTHDSCEPTTSAG; encoded by the exons atggCTAGAGTGTTTTTACTAGTGATTCTGTGCTTCACCGCACTGCTAAGCTCGAGCTTATGTTTTGGTCATGGAGATGGAGATCAAGCACTGGCTAAGATTAACATTTACGAAACCAGTCTTGCTTTGGACACTTCTGTCAAGATTCACGCTTCCCCTTCAGTTCTTGGTTCACAG GGTGAAGATATTGAATGGGTACATGTTGCTGTCTCCAACCCCAAGCCCACTTCAAAAGATTGGATTGGAGTTTTCTCGCCAGCTAATTTCGa CTCGGGTAACTGTTGGCCAACAACTGGTGGCAAAGAGAAAACTCCTTACATATGCTCAGCTCCCGtcaag TACTTGTATTGTAACACTCATCCGGAGTATATGAAGTCAGGGAATGTGACTTTCAAGTTGCAGATGATAAATCAGAGAGCTGATATCTCTTTTGCACTGTTTACCAATGATGTTAAAATG CCACAACTTCTCGGGAAATCCAATCCTGTAGCTTTTGTCAATCCTAAAGCACCTGTCTACCCGCGTCTTGCATTAACCAAGAATTGGGATGAA ATGACCGTGACATGGACGAGTGGGTACAACATAAATGAGGCTGTTCCTTTTGTTGAATGGAGTGCAAAGGGACTTCCAAGTAAGAGATCGCCAGCTGGAACAATCACCTTCAACAGAAACAGCTTGTGTG GTAATCCTGCTCGGGGCGTTGGTTGGCGTGATCCTGGTTTCTTCCATACTGCTTTCTTGAAAGAACTCTGGCCAAACCGCGA ATACACATATAGGCTAGGCCATGACTTGGTCAATGGTTCGACGATTTGGAGCAAGAATTACACCTTCGTGTCTTCTCCTTACCCTGGACAAGACTCGTTACAACGGGTCATAATATTCGGTGACATGGGGAAG GGTGAGCGAGATGGGTCTAATGAGTACAATGATTACCAACCTGGTTCCCTCAATACAACAGACCAACTCATCAAGGACTTGAAGAACTATGATATTGTTTTCCACATTGGAGATCTCACTTATTCCAATGGCTACCTCTCCCAGTGGGATCAGTTCACATCTCAAATCGAGCCCATCGCTTCTACTGTCCCCTACATGGTCGGGAG TGGCAACCACGAGCGTGATTGGCCAGACACTGGATCTTTCTATGCCCGGCCAGACTCTGGAGGAGAGTGTGGTGTTCCTGCAGAGACCATGTTCTACTTTCCTGCTGAGAACCGAGCTAAATTCTG GTACAGAGCGGATTACGGGATGTTCCGGTTCTGTATAGCAGACACTGAACACGATTGGAGAGAAGGCACAGAGCAATACCAATTCATCGAGCGTTGCCTTGCCTCTGTAGACAGAAAGACTCAGCCTTGGCTCATTTTTATGGCTCATCGTGTCCTTGGTTATTCCACCAATGATTGGTATGGCCAAGAAGGAACCTTTGAAGAGCCTATGGGAAGAGAAAGCCTACAGAAACTGTGGCAGAAGTACAAAGTGGACCTTGCTTTCTACGGCCATGTCCATAACTATGAGCGAAGCTGCCCCATTTACGAG AGCCAATGTGTGAACAACGATAAGGATCACTACTCAGGGACCTTCAAAGGAACTATCCACGTTGTTGTGGGTGGTGCAGGAAGTCACTTGTCTCCCTTTAGCTCACTGGTACCCAAATGGAGTTTGGTCAGAGACTATGACTTTGGGTTTGTGAAGTTGACTGCTTCTGATCACTCATCGCTTCTCTTTGAGTACAAGAAGAGCAGCACTGGCCAAGTGTACGACTCCTTCAATATCTCTAGAGATTACAGAGATGTTTTGGCTTGCACTCACGATAGCTGCGAGCCCACCACATCAGCTGGATGA